DNA from Vulpes vulpes isolate BD-2025 chromosome 9, VulVul3, whole genome shotgun sequence:
AGGCTCTCCCAGGCACAGTGCCCCACGGCGCAGGCCGTCTCGAGGCAGAGTATCCGGTTCCTGTCCCACGATGCCATTCTCAGGGGCTGTCTTCTCCCAGGCTGGGGTGTCCTTCAGGAAGCTGGGCGTACTCTCCATCACTCTCCTGCCCTCATGGGGCTCTCCCAGAGGGGGTCCCTGGAGCGCAACCAACAAACCATGAGCGTCTTAAGCACGCGCCCCAAGCACCCTACCACCCGGTACCAAGTAGGCACCGCCCTGGCAGCACCAAGGCAGCTCAAACCAGTAAGGCAAGTGTCAGCCTACAGCTAGGCTCTACGATGCCTGCCCACATGCAACTCGAAGGACCTGCCTAGATGGGATGCTCAAGCGTGGGGAGGTCACCCCTTCCCCCAAACGACTAGGACTTGACAACCCACCTGGGCCAGAGCCCCTCAGCGGAGACCACCATTTCTAGGATGACATGGCCTTGCATTGCTAAGCCTGGACCCTGGTCACGAGCCGTGGGGAAGGGCAAGGGGCAAGAACCCAAAACATGAGGTGAGTTTAAGGTACTTCACTAGGGGCCAAAAGGCTGGATCCTGGCCCTGACTCAGCAtctgctatgtgaccttgggcaagtcacatccCTCCTCCGGGCCTCGAGCACCCTTGTGTAAAACAGGGCTTGGAAACTGGCAGTCTCAGAGGCTTCCTTCCACACTCCCGtctgtggggctgggggagctgcTTGCCACTCAAGCTTGTAGAGGTGGGAAGTGCAGGCAGGGAGGGCTGGAGTCACTGGGGAGAGCTGCCAGGCAGGGTGTCTCTCCCTACACTTGGGCAGTCCCCAGGGTGCCTCTTCCCAGCTCTCCACAGTTTCTTGGCTTCTGAAGCAGAGTCCCGGGACAACTGCTGGGGGCCGCCACAGCCCCCAAGGGAAGGAGAGAGCCAGCACAGGAGAGGGGGATTAAGAGGCCTCAGCTGGGACAGGTCAAGCTGCTCCGGTCCAGCAGGCAGTGCCAGGGCCGCTGGCGGCCGCTGGTAGCTGCAgcctggcagagggagggaaggaggcggGGAAAGCGGGCTGGGccccagagagaggcaaaggaggGAAAATTGAACGTGCGTGCAAGGGACCAGGGCGACAGGTGGCACCGGAGCCACAGCGCTCTCCCAGCGCGGGCCCCTCGGCCGGCCGAGGAAGCCGCAGGGGAGAGGGGCGGCAGCCCAGGGGCCGCTCGCCGAGGTCGCTCTGGTTTccgggccccgcggccccgcgcgcaCAAGCGCAGGGGACGCCCTCGCCGCGTGCGGCCCCTCGGGCGCTTACCTGGGCTCggcgggccgggcgcgggcggcggcggcgggcgtgGTGGCCGGGGCCGGGCGCCCGCTCCCCATGGGCCGGCTCCGGGGCCTCCCGGCCGGCGAGCGAGGACGCGTCCTCCCGCGCTCCGCTCAGCGCGCTCGCGTGCTCTccccccggggcggcgggggcgctcTAGGGCCGCAGGTTGGAGGGGTCGGATTCCGGGATCTGGAGGATGCGGCACACGGCGCGGATCGGCCGCACCAGCTTCTGGGCCGAGGCCGTGGGCTGCGCCATGGGACGCCGAGACTCCGTGCTGCGCCGCGgggagggccgggccggggctggggAGCGGGTGCCCCCGGGGGGAGAGTGGGAGCCGGGCCGGGGGGAGCGCGCGCCCCGGGTGGGAGACCGCCGAGAGGGGGCAGGCCgagaggccgggggagggggtCGTGCCTGGAAGCGCGGGACCGATCCCGGGTCCCGAGAGAGGCACCGGCgagggcgcggcgcggcgcggctaGTGGAGGGGGAGCGCGGCGGGCAGCGCAGCAGGACCTCTCATCGCCATCGCCAGACGCGCAACTGAGAGTGGGGAAGCTGCTCCGCCGGTTTCCTCCTCCAGCACCCTGCGGGAAACAGGAGCCCGTGATTCGGCGGCCCCGCCTGGGCCTGCCCCCTCCCGGGCCCCGGGGGCTTCCGCCAACGCCCCGGCGATGCCACCGGCTGCGCAGGGGGAGAATGAGCCCTttgttcccccctcccccccgcggcACCCGGGCGCCTGCCGAGAGAGGCTCCCCCGGGGCAGCGTGCCAGCTTCCCAGCCGCCCCACCCTCCCGTGGGCCCGGCCCCGGAGCCTGGCAGGCGGGCAGCACCCCCACTATAGGTGCCAAGCCCGGGAACTGGAGCAAAGGGCGGGAGGGGCCGGACCTGGCCACGGTGGGGCGGGGTGCCCCCCGGGGTGCTAGGGCGGGGCGGCTGGGAGGGGGCAGTGCGGGAGCTGGCAGGGGCAGTCGGGTTCTCACGGGTCAGTGATGGGCGCCCGACCCGCGCCACCGACCCTGTGCCTCCTGGACCACTTGCCTGTGGTCCTCCAGCTCCCGCACTCCCTCCCGCACACCCCGCCGGCACAGGTCTGCCCTGCCTCAGCCTCACCCCACCAAGCTGCTCTTCACCATTCTAGACACAAGCCCCCTTCCAGGGCCCAATAGCAGGCACCGAGTCGGCCTCAGCAGTTCTGAGGAGACCTAGGCTCTCCTCTGTCCCTACTCTCAGGGCCTAGGGTTCACCAAGTgcccagggaggaggtgggaccAGAGGAGCCCCGACACCTGCTCCAGCCTGGTCTTCTGGGGGGTCCGTCCCATCCCAATTCCTAGTGCTTCCAGGCCCAGCACTGGAGAGGAGCCCATGGGAGTGGCTcctgggagggagcagagaggaggagaggaaatggGAAAGCAGGGCACCCTCCACCCGAGGAAGCATCCCGGCTCCTCTGCGGGGGTGGTTCCAGAGCACAGACACAAACAGACAGattcaaacacacacagacagatTCAGACACACATTGAAACCCACACGCCCAACGGGCGCTTCCCTTCCCTGcaggcccccacctcccaccctacAACTCCCCTGCCTCCCTAGAGAAGCCATCCTCGGCCTACCTTCACCCAGCCTGGGACAGAGGCAGTATCACCCCCGACCCCCCATCCCATGGAAGGGATGAGTTTTGGAATTGCCTCCAGCCTGGTCCCAAGTCACACTACCATCCCTGGAGAGAGGAGCCATGAAGAGCTAGGAGGGAATTGTCTCCCAAGAGACTGAAAGACAGGCAGGAATCCTGTTACCAGttgaggagaagaggagggggcCCAAGAAGAGAAGGCCAGAAGGGGCACCGGGCAGGACTTGGGTCACGTTGGCATAGACTTGCTCAGCCCCTCCGCCTCCCCCCAGAGGCCGCTTCTGTGGCAGGGCAGGCTGGTAGGGGTTGTTTACATGACTGAGTTATTAacactcccttcctcccccagctcccctgaGGGGTGGCCTGGACCTGAGTGCACCAGGGGAAATGATCCTGGAGGGTCTAATGAGCGCTGTGATGCCAAAGCCCCAAGCCCCagatccccaccccccaaccacacacacacacacaaggctgGCTCCAGGGTAtgggtaggggggtggggtgtgCCTGTGGTCCCCCATCTGTGTCCTCTGGCAGCCAAAGCTCGTGGGAGAGTCTGGGGGTAGATTTAATCAGCTGAGGGCCTAAATGAGGCTGGGCAGAGCAGGGTGGGAGCCTGGGCAGTCCTGGGCCCTGAGGGCCTGTCACTGTTATCCCCAAAGGAGTTGGGGACTGTCCCAGGGGAGCAGGACAGATATCTCCCCACACCTCAACCCCAGTTGCCATGTCTGCTTTGTCAGGTCACCGTCTCTGGACCCCAACAGGACTCTCAGGACAGGCTCCTGAAATGCCTGGGGGGTCATGGGGGGGTCGAGGGAGAAGGCCCTTGCCGCCCTCACCCAGCTGCCCATCCTGCTCCACAGCCCATGCCACCAGCCCACAGAGCCCTTGGAGCCGGCTCTTCTGTGCCTGAGGACGGAGCAGATCTAAGGAGACACACAAAAGATACAAACACAGAAGGAAAGCCACACACGCGTGGACACAATGCTGGCTTCACGGACAAAGGCAAGCTGACCAGCACCCCCAGAAGCGCAGGGGCCCACCCTGGGCTCACACCGACCCCTCACGCGCCTgcacccacatacacacagatacacacacacacacacacacactgctacACACATTCGTGCTGACAAGCGCAGCAGCACTCACGAGCCGGCTGCCCTCACGCTGTCCCCAGAGCCCCTTACCTGGGCAAGCACAGTGCCCCTCGGGTGGAACAGCCCCCTGCCCAGGGGAGGGcagcaggcgggggcgggggaaggaGCCCCGGAGAGTCAGGCCAAGCTGCCACTAATCCGGGCGGGGAGAGGGGGGGGCACCCACGTCAGAGCGGGGACTGCCGGGTGGAGGGCATCTGAGGACATCCCCTCCCACACACGCGGCCGTCTGGGCACCTAGCCCTACTTCCCCAGCCCCTCCATCCTTCAGACAGCTGAGgctggcctccccccaccctgccccccacctttgTGGCAACGCCTGGACCAgggggcatgggggagggggaataCTGGGGAGAATTCTCCCAGGActtggggtgagggggagaggaagggaagtatCTGAGATGCTTTTGGAGCCAGGAGGAAGCTCTGGAGCAGATGCCCCCTCCTCTCatgcccacccacccacacccctGACCTAATTCCTCTTCTCAGTCCGCACCTCCCCagtgcccctcctccctcccccaacctcccctcccctgcagtcTAACCACCCCGGTAGAGAGAGCTACCTCATTCTGCCCCAGGCTCAGGACCTTCTGCCTAGCAACCCAGTTCCgggcggggtggggcagggggggtgggatggggggggggcacccaggATTTTCTGAGTAGCAGGCCTCATTTTTCTGCTGGGGTTTCTGTCCCCTACCCAGCTATGAGGCATCCTGGTCAGCCCCTGATGTCTATCTAGGACAAGAGGTGAGAGCCTGGGTGCTCCTGTCAACCCCCTCATGGGCGGGGCAGTGCCAGTCCAGACTCCCCAACTCAGCCTGGGCCAGGGCAGTGTTGGAACAAGAGGCTGACTACCTGCCGCCCAAGAGTGGCAGGTAGGATGGCAGTGGGGGCCGAGTGCACACAGAGGccgggggcaggaagggggacCTGGACACACAAGGGCCACAGGCCAAAGGGAGCCAaggagttggggggagggagcCATCTGAGGTCCAAAGGCAGGTGGGGCGGTGTGGAGGCAGAAAAGAGGAGGCCAGGAATTCAGGACCACACACAGCTGGCTCCTGGGAGACGATGGAGGAGACCCTCAAACAGGCAAGGTGGATGGGGAAGCTGGAGGGTAAGCCCAGGGTGCAAACCCATGGAGGCCCTTGCCTAAGGCCAAGCAGAAGTGTGTTCTTCCCAGGGACATCTCCCTTCTCAGTGCCCAGAGCTCGCTTGGGGGCCCAGCACATCTGTGCTCCAGGCCAGTTGGAACAGAGGCCCCGCCTTGATCTGCCTGGGCATAGCGGTGGATGATGGAAGGCTGAGGGGGACAGGGGCAAGCCAGAGCCTCTGGGGCCTGAGGGCCTGGAATCCCCTGCAGAGGGAAGAAGCGTCAGTGGTGGCAGATGTCTCAGTGATTCTGAGGGACATGGGGGGCTCCAAGGGAAGCCCAGCCCACACCCAATGTTCCAGTCTCAGGAAGGCATGTATGCTTGGCCAGAAATGCTCCAGAATTTATAATTCCCCTTGGCCCTTCCCCTCTGGCTTCAGAATGTCCTGGAACCCATGTAATTACAGCAGCCACTTGGCAAATGTGTGCTATAGAGACCCTGGCATTACCAAGGAGACACAGTGCACAGAGATGAAAGTGCAAGGTTGTCTCCTCCCTCGAGGAGCTTATACTCAATTCGTGCATTTGTTCTTTCACCATTGAACAGTTGCTGGGGCCtcttctgtgtcaggctccatgctgggcaccaTGTGGCGACTATGGGAGTCAGCATGTTAGCAGGGTACTTCTGGTCCCACTCCAGGGAAGTCCGGACAGGGGGCACTTCACAAAGGAGGGGATGCTTGGGCTCACAAGTCAGACAATAGATAAGTGAGCCtttaccactgagccacgcaTGTATGACAATATTTCACTTTGACTAAACCACTATTTGTTCTAGGCTGGGATACAAAAGTGAGTAAGATGCAAGTCTGTTCTTTATGGAGTCACAATGAAAGGGGGAGAAAATCTAATGTGCTCAAGGCAAAAACAGATTGTAAGAATAGATATGGAGAGGTCTGGATGAGCAATCAGTTCCAAAGGGGCAGGGGGTGTGCTCACAGAGGGCTTCCTGGGACAGGTGGTGTCTGAGTGGGGATCACAGGGCAAATAGGAACAGGACAGAGAATGGGGTAGAAGAGGAAGATCATGCGAGGGCAACAGCATGGAGCTAATAGATTGACAGAGGTGGCAGATGCAAAGCAAGTCAGGTTTAGGGGAGGccagctgggtggggagggaagggtgaTGGGCATACCGGCACAGCCCACGGTGTCCCCAGGACTGGGAGCAGGCCAGAGATCAGGACCCTTGGGAGCTTGAGAAGGGGTTAGccagtcagggaaggcttcttggagaaggCAGGTCTCTAAGGAAGGCTATGGAGGCTGGGAAAGAAAGGTTGTCGAGAGGGCGGGAGATTCATACAGCTGGagcaaaggtgggggggggggtgcctacGTGAGCACCCAGGAGTCAGGAAAGGCACTGCCTTGGAGCTGTGGGGCAGCCAGGCTAGCCAGGAGGCTCGGAGAGGGGAAGGTGAAGATCTTGGGCCTAAGAAAACTGTCACCATTTGTACCCAGGGGCCCGGGGGACCCTGCTGCCCACTCTAAAGCCCATCTTTAGAATGAGAGCAAGCAAAGCTTCAGCAGCGTCAACACCCCATAGCTTCAGGCCTCCCCCCAGTGCCCTTTCCTCTGGGCTTATGTTTCATTCACTCCTTCATTGCATACTCCTCTCTTGTGCACCCCCGGGGTTCCGGGGTGTGGATCCTGCCATTCCATGTCTATCACAGCAACTTCTGGGCGAGCTTGCCTCATGAGACAGGGCCCCCATGCACAGGCAGCCTCACCAGGGACAAGCTACTTCATCTCTCCAAGTCTCCgtttttccatctgtgaaatgggcctaAGCCCTACCTGCAGCCTTGTCAGGAAGATTCGAGGAGACCATCTCTATGAAATGCCCAGCACAAGGCCGGGTGCACAACCGGTGTTCAATACAGCTCTGTCTCCTTCTTCTGGCCTCCTCTCATCTACTTAGACACACACAGTGATGAAGCCACACTGCCTGGTTCGAAGATGAGTTCcgccatttattagctgtgtaacCTCGGGCAGATCACCTGCCCTCTCCGTGCCTGTtctcccatttgtaaaatgggtgttataataatagtacctgcctctggaggttgctgtgaagattaagtgaatgTATGTTGGGGGCTCCAAGCAAGAGCTGCTGGGTAGTCATGTTTGAGATACCAGCTATTCCTAGACTCCACATCCTGAGTATCTTGAAGCGTGCCCGGTACCCGGGAAACACTCCATAGGGGTTTTCTGAATGAACAAAGGAAGAGATGAGACAACACCACGATGCAAGGGAACACCTAGATAGGAAATCACTGAACACCAATATGTGAGGGGCTAAACCACTCCGGCCGATTAAGTGCCTTCCCCAAATAAAACCCAGATAATCCCCACACCAAGAGTTAATCCATACTCTTCAGGTCACTCAGGGTGACCACCCTATTTCCCCTCTTCCCATCCACCTCTTTGCTTAATCAAAAGTGGGAAGGAAGAGCAGGCATGGGGTGGCCGAGGGGAGCAGCCTTGGGATAGTGTGGTGAGACCAGAacccaggggcaggggagggcaaaGCCATTGAGGCTGCCCCAGGGATTAGCATAGGGGATGGAGTAGAGTCAGCTGGGGCAAAGAGCCTGGATCTCAGAACAGGGGAGACTCCATGCATGGGGCAGAGGGCACCAATGACCACAAACAACAGGAAGGAGCAGCAGAGAGGGCCATTGGAGTCCAGACCAGAATTCTGCATCGTTTCCCAGCCAGCCAGCCGGCCAGCCAGAGGCCAGGCCCCTCTAGGGCAGGGCTCTGGCCAGACTCCCAACCCCACCCTCCTTGACCTGGAAGCTAGGGGCAGCCCAGACCCTGGCAGCTGCTGCCCTCTCGCGGCCATTCCGAAGACATGCAATGCTCCCAATGCCATCTGGGATGTTTACAGGAACTCAATGCCCCTAGAGCTGCCTCCTAGAGACCCCTGAGGGCCCACGGAGGCAGTTGGTCTCCCCAGGCCTAACTGTTTACAGCTCCAGTTAATCCCCATGAAACTACTGTGCTGCCCAGAGTTCCCTCCACACCTCTGCTCCCACTACCTTCTGCTTCCCATCAAGGTCCAATGCCATCTCCTCCGCTTATAGTCTCAGACTCTGACCCCTCTCCGGGGtgtcctccccaccaccacccctagtcTCCCATCTGTGTTCTCAGAAGTCTCCAAGAGCTTCCTGTGACAGTACTTGCCACATCACAACTATATGTCAATGGCTACGTGCCCCCACCAGGAGACTGGCCCCAAAAGGTCTGTCCTTTTAGCCCCCATCCTAGGCCTGGACTGGCCTGTAACAGGCTGTTTAGCATTGTGTACTGTGAGGACCAGGAATATAAAACCAGGACAAACAGAAcacttttatatgtttatttaccaAAATGTGCATAAACCTGACCTCATTCACCAACACAAAACACAACCAGGGAACACgcgcacgtgtgcacacacacacacacatacacacacagggcCTTAGAGGAGGCTGTCAAGTACTTTGAAGGACAGGAAGGAATGAACACAGCTGGGTGGACTTTTGGCTTCATTTGCAGAGGTCTGGGAAGGGCTCTGGTCCCACACACCCAAGAGGGTATAAGGATGAGAAAGGCAATAAATAGAATCATGGGCCCAGCCTGCTTTGGTACATCACAGGTATATCCCTGTGCACCGCCCCAGCCCCTAACCGAGAGCAGGAGCCAGGAGGACACAGCCTGAGCAGCTGGTGTAGGCAGGTCAGATGtgtacccagtcaccccctccaaGCAGTCCCTGGTACTCCATAAGGCAAGAGGTAAGACTTGGCCAGGCTCTGCAGATCCTAGCCATTCATGTCTGAAGAAATGGTCTTTTTCCTTGTCCGAACCTTCAGGGAGCGCGAGGTACCCTGAGGGGAGAGAGCAGATACAACGGGAGGAGGTGTAGGCCAAAGTCCCTGGACAGCCCACCTCCCTCACACCTTCCTGGCCACTGACCTCCCGCACGGGCGGCTTCCTCTTGACCACACGCAGGCTCTGGCTGCGGTTGAGAGGCTTCTCTCGGGGCCGGGCCGGTGGCTGGGGGACTGCCTCTGTATCCGACCAGCATTCATCATCGGTGTCGCTGTCCTGCAGCCCCCCTGCCCGGTACCCTGAAtagaggagggagaggccagggagCCAAAGCTGGGCATTTCCACAGTCTGAAGGCCTGGGGCCCAGCCACGCCTTCTTCTAATCCCCAGGGAAGCCACAGCTCAAATGGAAGGAGCATCCCTCTTGGAACAAACAGCTCCAGATCTCTCTCTTACTCACCGATGGGTCGCCTGCGAAGAGGTACTTGGTCCTCCAGGTAGAGGGGATCCTGgtaggcaggggcaggggcatcAGGAATAGAGCGCAGGTCCTGCATGGAGAAGCTTCGTAGCCTTCCGGCCAGTGCCCCCTGACTCTGCAAGAGAGGGGGAGCTGCTGCATCACCTGGAGGGATGGAGCAGGGGATCCTAGCAGCATCCTCTATTCCCAGGTCTGAACCAGGGCAGCTGTGCAGGGAAATTAAGCACTGACTGGCAGGTCATCACTGGGGCCCTGGCTTCGGAACTGAAAGCAACTTAGTAACCTTCTAGCTCCATGTCTTTGTGCTGCCAACAGGAAATGAAGGCCCAGAGAGCAGGATTTACCGCTCGCGGTCACTGGCCCAGCTCCATCCTCTGGCCAACACCCCACCCATCACCTCCTACCCTGTCCCCTGGCATGGTCTGGTGCTCTCTCCCAGCTCCCTGACAGAGAGCTGGACTCCCCCAGAAGgcactgggggtgggagggctgctggagggctgGGGCCCAGGTCACCTTGGTGGCAGCCTGTACAGCGGCTGAAGCAGCAATGTTGAGGCCCCGCTTCCCAAAGCTGAGCATCGTCTCATAACTGCGCTCCTTGGCCTGCACGATGCAGGTGTCAATCTCCTGTGGAGGGCGGGGAAGGGGAAAGAGTTCAGGTGCACAGTGGGAGTCATCCTTCCTCTGCAGACCCAGAGAAGCCACTGCGTCCTGTGCCTCCCTGTCCACCCCCACCTACAGGGCGCTGGCAACCACACCAAGGGCAGGgctccccacccacccattcccccacctcaGGGGATGACCATGCTCAGCCTTCTCCCACTGTCCCCAAAACAACTGCCAGCTCTGCACATTCACATGTGCTCCCATTTGATTATCGCAAAAGAGGAAAAAGGCTACTTTCTATCAAGGTCCCACAGCTAAGGGCAACAGGACTCAGATTAGAACCCAGATATCATCCAGTATTCTGAACCCCGAGTCCAGGGTCCTTTCATTCACACCCACCCCTATGTTTCACTCCATGACTCCCCCCGAAGTACCTTCTCATGACGGGACAAGGACGGGTGGACAAACTTTCGGTAAAGCAGGCTGGCCCCTTTGGTGTAAGGTGAGAGCAGCCACAGCACAAAGGCCATCTTGATCTCATAGTAGAAAGGGAACCTGTCAGAGGACAGGGTGGGCAAggtcagcagggagccaggctgagTGGGCCAGCACCTCCCCACAGCCCATAGGCCCCCTGCATGCATACCAGGAAATAAAGATGTCTGTGAAGGTCTCCACCGCCATGAATAGTGCAAAGACTATCCAGTACATCATCCAtcggacctgggggtgggggtgggggtgggggtgtcagagGCCAGCAGCTGAGCCTGCAGAGCCAACTCCCCTGTCCTAGGCTGACCCAGAGATTCCAGAGAGCCTGTCCTGCTGCATTCTCCTGGCAACTAGTTGGCCCTAGAGTTGCCTCTGAGAAACTGCCACTCATTTCTGGACCCACCCCCAAGAAGCTTCACCCACACGATTCTGCATGGGCACCCCAATTGCCTGCCTTCCAACCACACCCACTCTGCTTAGGATATGCCACCTGCTTATGCCCTGGAGGCAGGGGATGCCAGTTCAGACCCTCCCCACCTTGCCAAGTCCCCCCAGACCTGAATGAAGCCCTCCCGCCAAAGCCACACTCACATATTCACGAATGTTCTTGGTCTTCACAGCCTTGTAGGAAGCATAAGCTGGGTATAGCATCCCAAACACCAGCCTAGAAGAGCAGCCCATAAAACAGAGGGGGAATATGAGCAGCATCCTGTCCTCCTTGCCCCACCAGGTGGCCACCTCCCTCACAGATGTGAAGTGGCAAGGGCCTACCTGTTCTTCCCGCTTGGCTTGCACAATGTGTGCCTGAGTCAGTGCCCTGGAGgccacctccccaccctgctgtTTACAAACACCCCAAGCCTGCCTGGGCCTGCATCAGTGGCCTATGGGTGCATGATCGAGCGGGAACACACACAGCCGCACACAggtgggtgggaggcaggctGCTGAGTTGGTGAGAGCACCAGGCTGTCCGCTCCCGTGGACATGCCATCAGGTCCACGGCCACCAGACCTGGCACTGCCAGGTTGCAGATAGGAATACTGGAGCCAGATGGAGTACTAAAAGGTGAGAAGAGGCCAGAATGGGGAGGCTGAGGCCAGGATGGTGAGTCAGGTGACTGCTCAGAAGGGAAGCAGGCACCTGGAACATCCGCCCATGACGTGCCACAACACCTTGTGTTTGCTAAGGGACTGCAGGTCGGCCTGAAGTCCTCTGCCCCACACACCTGTCTGCGGTGTGTGTGACTGCGGGAGGGGTGGCCACAAACCAAGGAGGCTTGAGGGCTGGAGGACAAGCCAGGGTACCCCATGGCACGTGCAGGCCCGCAGGTCCGTTAACCCTCACGGTGAGTGTTGAGGGAGCCCCACAGGAAGCCCCTTTCCCATCAGATGTCCCCGTGTTCCAGATCAGGAgcgctggggctcctggggctaGAAGGTGTAGGAAGGCACCCATACTCACACCACCAGGCGACAGATCATCCAGGACACCATCCTGCAGCCTCGGGGACGAAGGGGGAGGGGATCCCCcaagaagaggagcagagggacgcTCAGGCGGGGCTGGGACGGGGCTCGGCGGAAGCGCGGGAACCAGAGGGGCGCTCGGGCCGCCCCTGAGTCTGCGAAGCGCGGAGCCGGAGAGCGGGGGGCCCGGTGCCGAGGCTCGGAGGCCGGGCTCGGGGGCACCGACTCGGGAGCCCGGGGCGGGCACGTCCTCCCTCGCCGCCGCGCTCCTGGGCGGATGCCGCGCCGGGAACAGGTGTCGGGCTCCGGCCGCGCCGCGGGGCGGGTCCGGCCTCCGCTCGCCCCGGTCCCCGCGGTCTCGCGGCGCCGGGCCACCGGTACCGGCCTCGGGGCGGAGTTTGCAACTCGCTTGAAAGTTGCACGGAACTGCGCGCTGCCCAACCCCTGGGCTCCGGCGCCCCGCGCAGGCGCAGTGcggcccggagggggcggggcgagggcgagGAAGCCGGGGGCCCGCCCCTTAAAGGGCGACCCGCCTCCCCGTCGTGCGTGGGGGCCCGCGGGCCCAGGAGCCCGCCGGCACTGGCAAGATCAAGGGGTGGGAAACCGCAACAAAAAAGATGCAGAGGAGGAAACTTGGACTCCACAATTTTCGCGGCTCTTCCCCGGCTTCCCCTTTTGCCTCATctttcccttctgtaaaatgggaaaaagtccTGGGCCGGGTGCAGGATCCCGCTTCCAGGCTCACGCACAAGGGGAGGGAGGCTTGGCGGAGCGCCGGCCGAGCCAGGTCTCGCAGCTGCGGGGCAGGAGATGCATAAGCGCCTCCGTGACGCTGAGATGACCCAGAAAGAAAGCGGGAGGAAGTGGGAGAGGCGAGCTGTCGTCACATGCGTGGCCCATCATCCCTTTGAGACTCACCCCGAAGAGTGGGCTTCAGGAGTTGACTTCTCTCAGGGATACCTCTCCAGAGGCACATACCTGGGCGGACTGACCACGAGACATTCTGGACagagagcccccagcccccaccccccacccatgcCTTCTTCACCAGACCTTTGAAATTCCACCTATTTCTGTGAGGACAGAACACAAATGTCCCCAAGAGCTGAATCATATCAACAATTGCCACTTAGTAGCTAATTTTTGTGTGCAAGGTCTTGCAAAgattgccccccccccttttattcaCCATTGATGAAAAGTAACAGCATCTAGTGGCATTTGTTGCTGGATGATGGGTGAATGAAGACAGAATGATCAGTCTTCTGA
Protein-coding regions in this window:
- the REEP4 gene encoding receptor expression-enhancing protein 4, with protein sequence MVSWMICRLVVLVFGMLYPAYASYKAVKTKNIREYVRWMMYWIVFALFMAVETFTDIFISWFPFYYEIKMAFVLWLLSPYTKGASLLYRKFVHPSLSRHEKEIDTCIVQAKERSYETMLSFGKRGLNIAASAAVQAATKSQGALAGRLRSFSMQDLRSIPDAPAPAYQDPLYLEDQVPLRRRPIGYRAGGLQDSDTDDECWSDTEAVPQPPARPREKPLNRSQSLRVVKRKPPVREGTSRSLKVRTRKKTISSDMNG
- the HRURF gene encoding protein HRURF, with protein sequence MAQPTASAQKLVRPIRAVCRILQIPESDPSNLRP